TAACCGAGAACACCTCCTTGTAGATAGGTCCATCAGGCATCAAAATACTCTGAAATAAACTAACCTTATCCATGATTGATTCAGTTCTACTCTTTCCTTTAAAATAAATCGGGAAAATGTCATCATCTAACAAGGCTTCTCTAAATCTAACTAATGTAAGATGAGGTTTAAACTCTCTTTTCTCCATTTCAAATCCTAAATTGCTCATACCTAGGTCAACATTTCTAAAAACTTCTTCAAATTTACTATCCTTTTCATATATTTTCAAATAAGCAAGCTTCGGGTTATGCCTTGATGGCATATATCCAATCTCATTTGAGAAAAAAAAGCTAAACCTTTTTACGTTATAGAGCGATTCCAAAAGTCTTTCTGAAATTAATTGAATATCTAATTTTGTTTCTCCTAAAAACTTAAAAGTAATGTGATAGTTTTTGGAGTCAACAATTTTATGTTTTTTAAACGCTTCACAATTCATTACGTTAAGATAAATATCTTTGGCATCTTTATTGTGAATCTTGTAAGCAATAAACAGTCTCACCTTTTGCTAATTACCTCCAAAAAGTTTGCCAAAGCAAAAGAAGATACTCTTTTTAAAATAAAGTTTCTACCTCCCTTAAAAGCCTTTTCAAAAGAGTAAGTTTTATCTCCAACTATTGATATATACGATTGGCCGACATTATCTCCCTCAGGCCCAGCATAACAAACTACTCCAATAGCCCAATCGCTATCAAAAAAATCTTTTGAAGCTTTAGCGATAGAGAGGGCTGCCTCAGGCGAAACTGTATTTCCAGAAAAGCCACACAATTTCTTTTTTGAATCAATACTATAAGTAACAATAGTTCCCAAATAAACACTACTAACCCCAGGTATTACAGCTAACCTTGATGAAAGCAGACCTCCAGTACAAGATTCTGCAACGCTTAAAGTCTGACCTTTCATTTTAAGAATTTTGCAAATCTCTGTTTCAAAATTTGACCGCGTCGTACCAGCATAGTAAAGGCAATCTTTAAAAATTTTCCTCAACCTTTTGTCCCAATATTTAGCTTTCTTCTCAGAGTCAGTTCTTAGAATAAGCAATACTTCACTATCTAAGCCTAATATAGTCAAAAAAACTTCATAGTCATTTAGTAATTCATCCGGCAGTTCTTTTTCAACAGATCTCTCAAATCTAAGAAGTAAGTGATAAAAATATACATACAAATTACTTATTTTTTCTAAAAACAACTTTTCCAAAATCTCATCAAGCAAATAATCAAATTCTGCAGGGACTCCAGGAAGAAGTATTATCTTCTTATCGTTAAAATCAACTATCATGCCCGGTGCTAAGCCAACTTTATTTGAAAAAACTTGTGCATCTGAAATCGTATAAGCCATCTTCTCTGGCAAATCAAGATTTTTTTTAAGAGGCAATTTTGTAAAATTAGACACAGCTTCTCTGGTAATATCGTCAAACGTATTTCCTAAACCACCAGATACAAAAATATAATCATAGTGTTCACAAAGATATTGAATTTGAGCCGATATTACAGCAAGATCATCTGGAACAATAATTATGGTTTCTATTTCATGCCCATATTTTTCAAGTTTTGAAGAAAGAATATTAGAGTTAGTTTCAGAAATTGCGCCAACAGTTAATTCAGAACCTATACATAAGAGAGCAACCTTCACTCTATTAACTCCCCTTCTAATTTGAAGCCTTTATTTTTTGTAATTAATATCCTGACAAAATCTCCAATTTCTACTTTTTCACTACCTCTAAACCTTATAAAGGAATCAATATCTGGTGCTTCCATAAAACTTCTGCCAACATTATACTTGTTAAGATCGTTTTCTACTAACACTTCAAAACTTTTTCCTACCAATGATTGACGCCATTTTAATGTAATATTTTGTTGAATACTTTGTATAATTTTTAGTCTATTTTTCTTTTCCACATACTTAACTTGATTATCCATAGAATAAGAAAGGGTATCTTCTTCCCTTGAATATGAGAAAAACCCGGCCCAATTAAGTTTGATTTTTTCTAAAAAATTAACTAACTTATCAAATTCCTTCTCATCTTCTCCAGGATGCCCTACAATAAAAGTAGATCTTATTACAGAGTCAGGAATATTTTCTCTAATACTATCTATCAGCCTCAGAAATTTTTCGCTATCAGGATTTCTTCTCATATATCTCAAAACTTTTTCGCTTGCATGTTGCATAGGGATATCAAAATAAGGTAATACTTTCCTAGATTCAGAAACAAATTTAATTATATCTTTATTTAACAAATCTGGATAAAGATACATTAGCCTTATCCATTTGATTTCTTCAATAGCTTCAAGTCCTTCTAACAATTTAAATAAAGAGTCCTTTCTATCCAAGCCATAATAAGTAACGTCTTGAGCAACAAGTATGATCTCTCTTTTCCCTTTTAGAGCAAGATCTTTAGCCTGTTCTAGCAAAAATTTTCTGTCATAGCTATAATATGGACCTCTTATTTTTGGGATAAGACAATAAGAACACTTTCTAGAACAACCATCAGCAATTTTAAGATATTCATATGGCCTTTCTATAAAAAATCTTCTATTTTCATTATCGTTACAAAATTCATTCTCAAAATTATTGTAAATCTCGTTTTTATCCAAATACTCAAATATTTCTTTACCAAAAGATTTTCCTGGTTCCAAAAAAGCATTAACTTCTGGAAAAAGTTCAATTAGTGATTCCTTATATAAAGAAACTAAACAGCCACCTACTATAATTTTGTATTTGAAATTTTTTTTATTTTCAATTAAATCTAATATAGTCGAAATTGCTTCCTGTTTTGCCTTTCTAATAAAAGAGCAAGTGTTTATAAGAACATAATCAGCCACGTTCAGATCAAAAGTTAAAAAACAATTATAAGTTTCAAATTTGCCCAATAAATACTGTAAATCCACCTCATTTTTTGGACAACCTAAAGAAACTGGCAATATATATCTAGTTTTAATCATTCGGTCAGTTCTACAACTTCTCCTACATTACCAGCTTTAACCCAACTTTTGCCGTCTTTTGAAATTTCGACCCCTCCTGCATTGCCTAGAGTTATATTAAGAATACCACTAGTTGTAAAAGTCTTTTCTTCTCCTGGATTAATAATACCTTCAAACAAAACCTTATCCTTATCTTTGACAAGTACCCAAGACTTTCCAATAAATTTCAAATAAATAGTCTTTTGGGAACTAATGACATTGTTAGCCTTCTCTATATTATTAGATTTTTCTTGGGTAACAGCATTATTTGGTACCTTATTTGCTACAAAGTTTCTCTTAGCAATCATTTGATGAACCAAATATATTGAAAGAGAAAAAATTGCAATAATTAAAATAAATACTACTATGTATTTAATAGATTTAATATTTCTTTCCTTTATTATTTTTTCTCTTTTTTCTTTTGAGATCGAAACAGTTTCTTGAGCAGCAATTTCTTTTTTCTCTTGAACAAACTCATCAAAGGACTTTAAAATTATATTTGGATCGACATCAAGCTCTCTAGCAACAGCTTTTAAATAACCTTTAGAAATAGGATAGGGTGGAAACTTTTCTTTTTTTCCCTCTTCAAACATTTTTAAATAGTAAGAAAATATCTTAGTTTGTTCAGCTAGCTCTTCAATGGACACGCCTTTTTGCTCTCTTATTTCTCTAAACAATTTTGGAAACTCAGAATTATTATTCATCTTTAGCTCCTCAAATTTAAATCTTCAATAGGCGGTAATTCGTCTAAAGAACTCAAGCCAAAAAAGTCAAAAAACTTTGTGCTTACCCCGAAAAGAGGTTGCTTGATGGGAGCATTGTTAAAAGATAGAATTTTAATGAAACCGTTTTCGAAAAGTTTCATCACCTGCTTTTCACTTCTTAAACCTCTTATTTTCGATACACCACTTGCACTTATTGGTTGGTTGTATGCAATTATAGCTAAAACCTCCAACATAGATTTTGATAATCTTTTATTGTCTTTCTCACTCAAAACAAACTCTTTAAACTCCGGTTTGATACCAAAAAAATATCCCTTTGAATTACTGTATATTTTAAAACTTCTGTCTTTATATTCATCATTTAACTGATTTATTAAATTTTTAACCTTTTCTGGTTCTATCCCCAAAGTTTTTGAAATATTCTCTAACTTAATAGGCTTTACATTTTGAAAAATAATTGCTTCAATAATATTCTTAAAGTCTTTCACTTTTGAAAATAATAAAATTTTTTTTCTGTTTTAACTCTATTATATTATTTTTGTAAAGTTCAAGGAATGCCAAAAAATATCCCACCCTATCTTCAAATTTTAGCAAAAATAGATCAAATTGGCTAAACCCCTTATTTATCAAAAACTTAACAGAATCAACAAAAAAGCTTAATGGGATATATTTTCTTACTTTGTAACCCTTTGATTTATCAATAAATCTAAGCATAGCCCTTTTCAAAATTTCAGGCTTATAAAAAATCTCATTTGAATTTTGTTTTCTTGGCACTGGACAAGAGGCTCTCATTGACGAAAGCCAGCCTGAAATCCAATTCCAGCAACTATCTTTAGTATTATTAAGTTTTAATAAGTCATTATTCGCTCTATCCTTTTCATAGAATATGTTATCCAATCCCTCAAAGATATTTCTAATCTCATTGATAATTTGGTATGGATTTTCAAAATTTTTTTCTTCTACAATTTGTCTAATTCTCTCCACTTGACACAGCAATTCATCTAAATATGAAACGTTAACACTATCAATTAGCATTTTATATTGGGTAATTTAATTTCATAGCTTCGTAAACTTCTCTAATTGTGTTTTTGCAATAACTAGATGCGCTGTTAGATCCTGACTTCAATATATCCCAAAGCATATCTTTATGTGATAAATAATAATTTCTTTGGCTTCTTATTGGTTCTAATATCTCATTTATTTTCTTTGCTAGCTGTTTCTTACAATCTACACAGCCAATCTGAGCCTTTTCGCATCTTTCTCTTACTTGAAAAAGTTCTGATTTAAACAAAACTCCATAATAAGAAAAAACATTACAAACGTCAGGATGCCCTGGATCAGTTTTTTTGATTCTTTCTGGGTCTGTAATCATCGAAGCTACTTTTTCGTTTACGCTCTTTTCATCATCTTTTAAGTATATAGCATTATTGTAAGATTTGCTCATCTTTCTGCCATCTACACCTAATAATTTTGGAAATTCAGCCAATAAGGCTTCTGGTTCAGGGAATATTTCCTTATAATGAAAGTTAAATCTTCTTGCAATTTCTCTTGTCATCTCAAGATGCGGAACTTGGTCTATACCAACAGGTACCTTTTTTGATTTATAAATCAATATATCAGCCGCCATCAAAACTGGATATCCAAGATGTCCATATGTAAGCTGTTCCTCAATGCCCAGTTCTCTTGCCTGTTCTTTTACTGTAGGGTTTCTCTCAAGCCACGAAACAGGAGTTAACATCGAAAGTACCATATGCAAATGAACGTGCTCAGGAACCAAAGACTGCAATATAATAGTAGACTTTTTTGGATCAATTCCACAAGATAACCATTCTGCAAGCATTTCTTCAATATAAGCCTTTAGATCAGCTGAATCTTGCCATTTCGTAGTCAAAGCATGCCAGTCCACAATACCAAAAAAACATTTATAATTTTCCTGCAAAATTTTCCAGTTCTCTAAAACTCCCAAATAATGACCTATGTGCAAACTTCCTGTAGGTCTCATACCACTAAAAATTGCTTCTTTCAAAATAAAACCTCCTCTTCTATCCTTCCAACTTTTTTAAAAACATTACATCTTCTGATTTAGTGTGATGCTTTCTGACCATATTTACTACTTCATCAGAAAATCCTTCCGTTTTTAATATATTTGAGCCTATCAAAGCGTGATCAAAATATGAACTGTCTTTTTTAAAAAAGGTAAAGCTTAAAGACTTAAAAACTCTTCTTATTAGAGAAGGTTTTTCAAATTTTTTTCCAATATCATGAAAAATTATAACTCTTTTTTGGGTATAAATTAATTCTTCATCATTAGTATCAGGCTTATAATCCTTTAACAAAAGAAGAGAATGAATCCTATCTTCTTTGGGCATAGAAAAAAACAAATTAATCTCTTTCTCGTTTAATTCCTCTAAGATAATATCGTAAGATGGTTCTTTGAAAATACAAAAAAGGGTATAAATAAATCTCCTTACATCAAGAAAGAACTTCTTCAAGTTTATGCAAAAACCATTAAATTAAATATAAATTGCACTATTGGTATCAAAATATTCGCTCCACCAAGCAAAAGAAAGATTATAAGCACAAATTGTCCATAATATTCATACATCTCAATCGTACGTCTTAACTCATATGGAAAAAACTTCCTAAAAACTGTATAACCGTCAAGAGGGGGTATTGGTATCAAATTGAAAACTCCCAAACTTATATTTAAGAAAATAAGTAACTGAAAAAAGGCTACAAGAGGATCGTAAACAGAAATAAATTGATAAAAAACAACTAAAATTCTAGCAGCAACTAAAGCCGTCCCAAAGTTAGCCAAAGAACCCGCTAAAGCAGTCATCTCTATTGCGCCCTTTTTCCTCGATAAAATAATATAATTAACAGGCACTGGTTTAGCCCAACCAAATTTAATAAGTAGTAAAGCTATAAAACCTAACGGATCAATATGAGCTAAAGGATTGAGTGTCAATCTCCCATTGGCTTTTGGCGTATAGTCACCATATTTATAAGCAGTATACGCATGAGCAAATTCATGAACAGTTAATGCTATGATTACAGCGGGTATAGCTAAAACCAACCCAACAATATCAAACATAGATCACCTCAACCCTTTTCAGATATAAATTTATTTACAAATTTTAATTCATCTTCATATGTACTAATATTGCCCAAAAACCTCTCTTTCTTTAAATTTCTAAGTATCTCGCCAATAAAAGCTGGTCTAATATCGCTCCTATTTGAAAGTTCTTCTCCTGTAATCAAAGGCTTGAAAACACCTCTATTTTTTTCAAACCATATAACATAGTCATTTAAAGGTTTTTCCTCTAAAATTTTTAAAAAGCAAATAATCTCAACAGGAATTCCCTCTAACGTTTCAAAAAGTTCAAAGTCTTTAAAAATATTTTGATTCCTTTTCCTCGAAAACTTTAATAAAAATTTCTTTAACTTTTCAATATACAAAACCTCTTTTTTTGTAAATTTCCACTTTCTCTTGAAAAATCTATCCTCAGACTTAAGTATATTATATATTATTGGTAAGATACATAAAAACCACCACTCCTTCAAATAGCTCCCAAAACCCTCAGATTTAAGACAAGCAAAATATTCTCTAAGTCTATCTAGACTAAAATTAAAAGACACTTTAGGATGGATCAGTTTAAAAACATTTAATTCTTTCATGCGCATTATAATTAAACCTGGGCAAGATCCATGTGAGAACATCAATTTTAATTCTTCCTTTAAGACATCAAAAGATATTACATTAAAAAGTTTTAATTCCATAGCATTTTTAATAAGTTCCTCGTCTGCTTTATCAATCTTAAATCCAAGTTGAAATTCAAATCTTATAGCTCTTATAATCCTGGTGGGATCTTCTACATAACTTAAAGGATGCAAAACTCTAATTCTTTTAAGTTTTATGTCCTCATATCCACCAAAAAAGTCGATCATTTTACCATAAGAATCGCTATTCAAAGAAATTGCAAGAGTATTGATAGAAAAATCCCTTCTATACATATCGTTATGTAAGTCTGAATACTCTATCAGTGGTTTTGCAGCAGGGCAACTATAAAATTCTGTTCTTGCAGAAGCAAAGTCAAATTTTATTTCTTTATTCTTTATGGTTGCTGTTCTAAACTTTTCATAAGAAAAAAATTCACCATTAATATATTTATTAACCTCCTGGGCAAGTTTTATCGCATCCCCTTCTACAACTATATCCATATCATTAGAGTGTATGTTCAACAGTAGATCTCTCACACACCCGCCTACTAAAAATGATTTCAAAGAAAGTTTATCAGAAACGTCAGAAACAATTTCTAAATAATCTCTTATCTTTTGATCCAATCTAATATTCAAATCCAAGATAACTCTTTTAGTTGAGAGTTCTTTAGTTTTTTTTATGTTTATACCATGCCAGACTCTTAAAATATCTGTTCTTGTTATAAGACCAACTAACTTATTTTTTTCATTTACTACAGGTAGTCTGCCTATTTCTTTTTCAATCATCAGCTTTTGTGCCTCATCGAGAGATGCATCTTGATTAATCGTAATTACGTTCCTCGACATTATCTTTTGTACTTCTATTTGTCCTAGTCTGTGCTGGGTAGCCTTATCAATGTCCTTTCTAGAGAGAACACCCACTATTTCATCACCCTTTAAAATTGGAACGCCAGAATGACCATACCTTAACAAAATCTTTCTAGCCTCTTCAACAGATGTTTCAGGAGAAAGTACCCTAACAGGAGAAGTCATCACATCTTTAACTCTTACTTTAGGCTTACATTCCTTTTGAATAGCGCTTCTAAGCCTATCTAAAAAGTCAGAAAAATCTTCTTTCAGCCTAAAAGTAGCAGCAGCAGCCTCATTATGTCCTCCACCACCAAAATTTTCCAGGACCTTTCTGACATTTAAATAATCACCCAATCCTCGTGCTATTAAGTGTATTGTGTCCTTTACTTTAAGGACTGCAAACACGTTTTCACATTCTATTAGATCCCTAAGTTTATGAACTACTAGAGCTGCATCTTCAACTTCTGTATCTAATTCAGCATACGTCAAAACGTATTCAACTCCATTATAAAAATCCTTTGAACTATTATCTAAAAAGAACTCAAGCAATTGTCTCTGATATGGGTTCATTCCAGATTCCAAAAATCTAGATACCACCATTAAGTTTGCACCATTTTTTATCAGATCTGCAACTGCACTTGCATCCCTATAAGTAGTAGAAGTATACAATAGTCTGCCTGTATCTTCATAAACGCCCAAAAGCATTAGAGTAGCTTCTATCTCAGAATATTTTATGCCTCTTTTTTTTATTTCTTCCCAAACCAGAGTTACAGATGAACCTACGCTAGTATCTGGATATCTCATAATTCTAAAATTAGGAGGAAAATATCCAAGAGTATGATGATCGAAAATATACACCTCTAATTCTTTATCTTTCGGCAATGATCCATAAAAGGATCCTATTCTTTGAGGACTTGATGTGTCTGCAAAAACCAAAAAATCTATTTCTTCGAAATTAACATCTTCAAACTTAACAAAAGGAAATATGTACTCGTATAAGTGTAAAAAAGCTTCAACCTGAAATTCAACTCTTTCAGGCATTACTACTTTTGCATTAAAGATCTTTTGCAACATAAAAGCCGAAGCAATTCCATCAAAATCTGAATTGTTGTGAGTAAAAATAAGCCCTTTTTTCATAAAATCTTTGAATCCAATATTAACTCTTTCTTTTCACAGACAAAGTCCTTAATATCTATATAACTAGCAAGGCTAATGTCTTTTATCTTGCTAATATCTCTTGCATAAATATTCGCCAGAACATCTTTTTTTTCAATCCTATCACCTATTGAAACATTAAAAACAATTCCTCCATCAACATTATCAGACAAATAATGACCTAACCAACCAATTTTCTTCACGTTCATGTTTTGAACATAACCAGTTTCAGCTGCTAGAACCTCAATCTTATCAAGGCCATTCAACAAATAATTAGGATTTTCAACGTATTTAGGATCGCCTCCCTGATTTTTTATCCATTCAATAGCCTTTTGAACAGTTTTACCTTCTTCAAAAAGTTTGTCATAAATTTTTTTAATTTTTTCTTCAGGTGTTAATCCAAAGTAAGCCTTGTATGAATTAGAAAATATATTAAATATTAGCTTGTCAAGAGGATATGGTTTTCTATTGTGTAAAAAACTTAATGCTTCCCAGAGTTCAAGCCTATTACCTACACATTTACCCAATGGTTGGCTCATGTCTGAGATAATATATGATACCTTTTTGTTAAATTTTCTCATCACGTCACAAATATTTTTTGCAAACTCCAAAGATTCAATATAACTCGAAAATAATGAACCATTACCTGACTTAATATCAAAAATTATAAAGTTAGAACCCATAGCTAACTTTTTGCTTGCTATGCTACTTAGAATTAATTGGCTTGATTCAACTGTGCCTGTATGATTTCTAATCTTATAAAAAACACCCTCTGCTGGAGCTATTTCTTTAGTTTGAGAAATTAACCCTATTCCAATTCGTTCAACCTGTCTAACAAAATCCGAAATTGACAAATTTACATTATAACCGGGGATCAGCTCTATTTTTTCTATTGTGCCACCAGTATGGCTAAGCCTTCTACCAGCCATTTTAGGAACAAGAAAACCATAAGCACAAAGTACTGGCAACAGTGCAATAGTAGTTTTGTCTCCGACGCCACCAGTGCTATGTTTATCTACACTCAAAGCCTCACCCCAGGACAGCACACTCCCAGAACTTGCAAGTGCCTGGGTTAGAAAAAGTGTCTCTTCATCATTCAGGCCATTTATAAAACAAGCCATAAGAAATGCAGCAATTTGAGAGTCATCAACAGTATTATCCTTTACAGATTTTATAAAGAAATTAATTTCTTCCCTGGACAAATTTTCTTTGTCCCTCTTTTTAAATAATATGTTTAAAACATTATTGATTTGCATTTACGTTTTTGTTACCTGGCAAAAATCCCCAAATTTGAGAATCGTTTTTCAAGCTTGCATAAAAAAGGGTATCCTTTTGAATTTCAACATCTCTTCCAGGAACAAAAAATCCGGTAATCAAACCCACAGGTCCAAGTATGATAAGTCCTGCAGTAGACACTCCTACAGTCAAGGGTAGACTCTTATTTTTTTCTATTGCTTCCTTAGAGATAACCAAAGGCCTATTAATTCCGTCAGCGCACGTTACAAATCTAAACTCAATCTGGAGTTTTCCATCTGAGCCAAGATAATGCTTTGCTCTTTCAGCTTCTACAATCCTTAATTCGCCGTAAGAACCTTTCGGTATAATTATCGCACCCTTTTCGGTGACGTTTTCGTCTACAGCTAAGGGTACTATATCTCCTGCTACACTATCTTTACTACTTATTGTTTTTAGAATCCTAAATCTTATAAGCTTACCTGCATCTACAGAAACGTTAACCTGATTTACCTTACCACCCAGTAAAGTATTATTTAGTCTGTTTAATCTGTCCATCAAGCTGTATGAGTCATATATAGTGCCATAAATTTTCTTTTCAAGGTTAGAAATTCTATCGAGGATAGGTCCAGAACTTACTTCTTTTGAATAAGCGTATTCAAGAGCATTCACGTCAAGGGCTATACCAGCTTTTTGATCTGTAGATTCAAAAACAGCATTATAAATTCTGTTTAACCTGTCGTCCAAAGAATCTGAATAATCCCTTTGCCCCCAAATTGTATATTCCAAATTAGAAATCCTATCAGTTAAGGATCCACTAGAAATAGAGCCATATAAAGCAACTTCTATTTGAGTTACTTTATCTGGCATATTTGTGCTTTGTGCAAAAGCAAAATTAACGTTAAAAATAAGTAAAATAAATGAAAGTAAGCTAAGATAACAAACTTTTTTTAAGTATTTCTCGAATGTGAGTATGCTTAACTCCACTGTTCAACTCCTCTCTAAGATAATTATTTACTACTTTTATATAGGTACCTCGCATCCCAAGCGAATGAACGTCTATAACTCCAGCGCTCTCGATTTTCTTAAGAGCATTAACTATAACCGATCTCGTAATGCCTGAATTTTTTGCAATTTTACTAGTTACGAGA
Above is a genomic segment from Thermodesulfobium narugense DSM 14796 containing:
- the thpR gene encoding RNA 2',3'-cyclic phosphodiesterase codes for the protein MRLFIAYKIHNKDAKDIYLNVMNCEAFKKHKIVDSKNYHITFKFLGETKLDIQLISERLLESLYNVKRFSFFFSNEIGYMPSRHNPKLAYLKIYEKDSKFEEVFRNVDLGMSNLGFEMEKREFKPHLTLVRFREALLDDDIFPIYFKGKSRTESIMDKVSLFQSILMPDGPIYKEVFSVKL
- a CDS encoding CinA family protein yields the protein MKVALLCIGSELTVGAISETNSNILSSKLEKYGHEIETIIIVPDDLAVISAQIQYLCEHYDYIFVSGGLGNTFDDITREAVSNFTKLPLKKNLDLPEKMAYTISDAQVFSNKVGLAPGMIVDFNDKKIILLPGVPAEFDYLLDEILEKLFLEKISNLYVYFYHLLLRFERSVEKELPDELLNDYEVFLTILGLDSEVLLILRTDSEKKAKYWDKRLRKIFKDCLYYAGTTRSNFETEICKILKMKGQTLSVAESCTGGLLSSRLAVIPGVSSVYLGTIVTYSIDSKKKLCGFSGNTVSPEAALSIAKASKDFFDSDWAIGVVCYAGPEGDNVGQSYISIVGDKTYSFEKAFKGGRNFILKRVSSFALANFLEVISKR
- the rimO gene encoding 30S ribosomal protein S12 methylthiotransferase RimO — translated: MIKTRYILPVSLGCPKNEVDLQYLLGKFETYNCFLTFDLNVADYVLINTCSFIRKAKQEAISTILDLIENKKNFKYKIIVGGCLVSLYKESLIELFPEVNAFLEPGKSFGKEIFEYLDKNEIYNNFENEFCNDNENRRFFIERPYEYLKIADGCSRKCSYCLIPKIRGPYYSYDRKFLLEQAKDLALKGKREIILVAQDVTYYGLDRKDSLFKLLEGLEAIEEIKWIRLMYLYPDLLNKDIIKFVSESRKVLPYFDIPMQHASEKVLRYMRRNPDSEKFLRLIDSIRENIPDSVIRSTFIVGHPGEDEKEFDKLVNFLEKIKLNWAGFFSYSREEDTLSYSMDNQVKYVEKKNRLKIIQSIQQNITLKWRQSLVGKSFEVLVENDLNKYNVGRSFMEAPDIDSFIRFRGSEKVEIGDFVRILITKNKGFKLEGELIE
- a CDS encoding helix-turn-helix domain-containing protein, whose protein sequence is MNNNSEFPKLFREIREQKGVSIEELAEQTKIFSYYLKMFEEGKKEKFPPYPISKGYLKAVARELDVDPNIILKSFDEFVQEKKEIAAQETVSISKEKREKIIKERNIKSIKYIVVFILIIAIFSLSIYLVHQMIAKRNFVANKVPNNAVTQEKSNNIEKANNVISSQKTIYLKFIGKSWVLVKDKDKVLFEGIINPGEEKTFTTSGILNITLGNAGGVEISKDGKSWVKAGNVGEVVELTE
- the scpB gene encoding SMC-Scp complex subunit ScpB, coding for MKDFKNIIEAIIFQNVKPIKLENISKTLGIEPEKVKNLINQLNDEYKDRSFKIYSNSKGYFFGIKPEFKEFVLSEKDNKRLSKSMLEVLAIIAYNQPISASGVSKIRGLRSEKQVMKLFENGFIKILSFNNAPIKQPLFGVSTKFFDFFGLSSLDELPPIEDLNLRS
- a CDS encoding chromosome segregation and condensation protein ScpA encodes the protein MLIDSVNVSYLDELLCQVERIRQIVEEKNFENPYQIINEIRNIFEGLDNIFYEKDRANNDLLKLNNTKDSCWNWISGWLSSMRASCPVPRKQNSNEIFYKPEILKRAMLRFIDKSKGYKVRKYIPLSFFVDSVKFLINKGFSQFDLFLLKFEDRVGYFLAFLELYKNNIIELKQKKNFIIFKSERL
- the trpS gene encoding tryptophan--tRNA ligase; this encodes MKEAIFSGMRPTGSLHIGHYLGVLENWKILQENYKCFFGIVDWHALTTKWQDSADLKAYIEEMLAEWLSCGIDPKKSTIILQSLVPEHVHLHMVLSMLTPVSWLERNPTVKEQARELGIEEQLTYGHLGYPVLMAADILIYKSKKVPVGIDQVPHLEMTREIARRFNFHYKEIFPEPEALLAEFPKLLGVDGRKMSKSYNNAIYLKDDEKSVNEKVASMITDPERIKKTDPGHPDVCNVFSYYGVLFKSELFQVRERCEKAQIGCVDCKKQLAKKINEILEPIRSQRNYYLSHKDMLWDILKSGSNSASSYCKNTIREVYEAMKLNYPI
- a CDS encoding HD domain-containing protein, with the translated sequence MKKFFLDVRRFIYTLFCIFKEPSYDIILEELNEKEINLFFSMPKEDRIHSLLLLKDYKPDTNDEELIYTQKRVIIFHDIGKKFEKPSLIRRVFKSLSFTFFKKDSSYFDHALIGSNILKTEGFSDEVVNMVRKHHTKSEDVMFLKKLEG
- a CDS encoding site-2 protease family protein, encoding MFDIVGLVLAIPAVIIALTVHEFAHAYTAYKYGDYTPKANGRLTLNPLAHIDPLGFIALLLIKFGWAKPVPVNYIILSRKKGAIEMTALAGSLANFGTALVAARILVVFYQFISVYDPLVAFFQLLIFLNISLGVFNLIPIPPLDGYTVFRKFFPYELRRTIEMYEYYGQFVLIIFLLLGGANILIPIVQFIFNLMVFA
- a CDS encoding CBS domain-containing protein translates to MKKGLIFTHNNSDFDGIASAFMLQKIFNAKVVMPERVEFQVEAFLHLYEYIFPFVKFEDVNFEEIDFLVFADTSSPQRIGSFYGSLPKDKELEVYIFDHHTLGYFPPNFRIMRYPDTSVGSSVTLVWEEIKKRGIKYSEIEATLMLLGVYEDTGRLLYTSTTYRDASAVADLIKNGANLMVVSRFLESGMNPYQRQLLEFFLDNSSKDFYNGVEYVLTYAELDTEVEDAALVVHKLRDLIECENVFAVLKVKDTIHLIARGLGDYLNVRKVLENFGGGGHNEAAAATFRLKEDFSDFLDRLRSAIQKECKPKVRVKDVMTSPVRVLSPETSVEEARKILLRYGHSGVPILKGDEIVGVLSRKDIDKATQHRLGQIEVQKIMSRNVITINQDASLDEAQKLMIEKEIGRLPVVNEKNKLVGLITRTDILRVWHGINIKKTKELSTKRVILDLNIRLDQKIRDYLEIVSDVSDKLSLKSFLVGGCVRDLLLNIHSNDMDIVVEGDAIKLAQEVNKYINGEFFSYEKFRTATIKNKEIKFDFASARTEFYSCPAAKPLIEYSDLHNDMYRRDFSINTLAISLNSDSYGKMIDFFGGYEDIKLKRIRVLHPLSYVEDPTRIIRAIRFEFQLGFKIDKADEELIKNAMELKLFNVISFDVLKEELKLMFSHGSCPGLIIMRMKELNVFKLIHPKVSFNFSLDRLREYFACLKSEGFGSYLKEWWFLCILPIIYNILKSEDRFFKRKWKFTKKEVLYIEKLKKFLLKFSRKRNQNIFKDFELFETLEGIPVEIICFLKILEEKPLNDYVIWFEKNRGVFKPLITGEELSNRSDIRPAFIGEILRNLKKERFLGNISTYEDELKFVNKFISEKG